From the Sebastes fasciatus isolate fSebFas1 chromosome 9, fSebFas1.pri, whole genome shotgun sequence genome, the window CCATCACTGCAGCATTCATGTGATAGTTGGAGCTTTACGTGTCTGACCATGaacgtgtttgttttttgtcatttcagtATGTGACCCCGTCCTCGGTGATCATGGATCTATGGTGAGTTTATGCTGATCTATGTCCTGTatgtgcagctgtgtgtgttaatgtctgTTGTTAGTAGATATATTCTTGTCTATTGTGCCTGTAATGTGTGTGGGAGGGTTTTAGTGCTCATCCTGGTGTTACAAAGCTCATTTCTCAGTGACAGATGGATTATTGTGATCTGACAGAACTACGTACACACAGTGACTCACTCTGCATGTGTATGTTGTGTATATATTACATTGTGCAGACGTGCATTTTCAGGGATTAAGATCATGTTCTGTCCGTTAGAGCTCATCATGTAAAACCATGAAAACGAAGATCAGAGAAGAACAGAGCCCACTCATTTCTGTGTGTAGACGAACactatttgtgtgttttcatgtgttgTGTGATTCTAACCTGTGTGTTTGTTCCTCAGTACGTTCCTCAGAATCTTTACCCGGTCTATAAGAACAAGGTGGTTCCTGTTGCTGACATTATAACTCCTAACCAGTTTGAGGCTGAGTGAGTAcaagtgtctttttttatttcatatttgcaGTTTTGTTATCCGATAAATCTAGCATGACATTTCTCTAGTTGGCTTTTTTTTCAAGATACTTAGTTTAAATGACCTGCAGCTCAGTGAGTGACTGTGTGAAGAGCAGAGAAACATCATCTTTATGTAACGCCACTCATGCATTGTTATCTAATACCTGCATTTTGTGGATTTTGGGAAAGAATTAGCAAAAAAAGACCTGCTAGCTCACCTCTAATCTTTCTTGTTTTACCCTTTTTAAAGGGAGTCAacgtaagaatcagaaattgcttgttaactgtgacacctgtggccgttaagtcaacgacagccACGTTTTTGTTAGCTCCTTTTTCAACTTAATTGCTGCATTTATGAAAAACGGTAACATTAAGCCACAGTTTAAAAGACACCTGCTCATTTATCTCTTTACAGTAGCTTCACTGTGAAGTTACTCCACCTAGTGGTGTTACTTTATGTCTGCAGGATCACATTGAAGGTTTTTCTGTTCACTAAAGACTCACTTGACTTTGTGGATTCTTACCCTTTTTGTTGCACTCGTGTGTTCCAGTATGAGAATAATTATATGTTTCAAGCTTTGAATAATGAGTCTTCTTTTGGACTTtctcttaaatgtgaatgtttgttttttctatttaataacttccttttcagtgtttctgtgaCGGTGCTACTGACACATTTGTTTGCTCGTGTTGTAGATTATTGACGGGGAAAAACATCAGCACAGAGAAAGACGCTGTAGAGGtaatcattcatagcctgatttatacaacagcTTATTTCTAAAAAcgtttcaaaatgtatttttttaatggctgttaacattaaaatacatattccctctttaaaaacctttgactttaataTGTCAACCAAATTAAACaataattttgaacctggctttatccaattatttttatatatgtttttttttaccctggGGTGTCTCCTGTTAAACGCTTACTACTGACTAAATACAGCCCTAGTATCTCACTCACTGACTGTCTGTAGGTTATGGACCTTCTCCACGCTATGGGCCCAGACACAGTGGTCATCACCTCCTCTGATCTGCCCTCCAGACTGGGAGACCGCTTCCTTGTGTCGCTGGGCAGCCAGCGCAAGGGTACGTAACATGTGTATGTGAagtctgtatgtatatattattgcCAAGCCAACCAAAGTTAACCCTTCAACATGCTGTCATGTCTTTGCTGTGTTCTTTCAGTTCGTCCCGACGGCAGCAAGACAACACAGAGAGTTCGAATAGAAGTCCCCAAAGTGGACGCCGTCTTCGTAGGAACTGGAGATTTGTTTGCTGCTATGCTTCTAGCGTGGACACACCACTACCCCAATGACCTAAAGGTACGAAAACAGCCACACTGAGCAGaccacacacatttaaaattaTCAACGACaggacataataataataataatgactttattttcactcttctctctgtcgctctctcgctctcgctctctttctcagATGGCCTGTGAGAAGACGTTTTCAGTGATGCACCATGTTATCCAGAGGACCATTTCGTATGCTCACGGTAAGAAAAGTAGGGCTCATTATCAGCGCCTAAAGCTTTGATCAACAATCGAGataaaatcaatattctgttacattttagtgcatttgaTGCCAAATGTTTAGTTTAATTGGTTGCAATATTGGTTAAAACAGATACGCTTCCATTCTATTACATCTAACACTCCACACAGACTTTGTGACACAGGCATGTCTTTTTTACGCTCttaatatacatatttatatatatatttcccctCTGGTGCGTTTAGTGAAGCGTAATCTTCACGGACAACCATTCAAATCACACAAATGTCCTGCTGTCTATATGTTGTAAACTTGTTAAGTATATCAACCTTGATTGATCAGTTTCTCTCTGAGCTTTTCCAGTTTCTCTATCACACTTTTATTTCCAGGCAGGGaattaaaaatcaaagaatCACTATGTAAAAACTCAGTTTTCATCCTGTATACTCGTCATGGAGCCTCCTTGAAATCTATTTTTGTCCAAAGCACCTCATAGAAGAAGTCTCGTAACTCATCAGACCAGCTCTTCACATGTCAACCTGCGCTACCTGTAGGAAATGAGCAGCAGATACAGATGTAGGGTGCTTCTCAAAGTCAACGATGCTTCTTGGTAGGACGGGTCCTTCCGAGACAGGTCATACAgagcctgaaaaaaaacattaaaacttaGTAACAGCTATTTTAATgcttaaaaacagctttttagCCAGTAAAGGATgataaccatggatgtattaacatTGGCGACAGGCGTCTCTAAGCGGCACTCCCGCTGTAAACGGAAGTGAGAACACAAAATGACGCAATGCGTAAGCACCCTAGTTCAGGCAAAGAATAAGCTGAATTGGTTTTGCACAGCATGTCCAaactatttttacatttaaacctTCCGTAATGTTAATCTTCATTCGTGTCTGCATTCCCGTCTGCCCACCCCCCctacccacccatccatccacccctgTGTCTCTCAGAGTTAGCAGGTCCTGGTCGGAGGCCCAGTCCGCCCCAGCTGGAGCTGAGGATGGTTCAAAGTAAAGCTGACATAGAAGACCCTGCTATAGTTACGGAGGCCAAGGTCATATCCTAACATTACCCACCCCATAAGACTCATACTAACCTCGTCCTCTCCACCCATAAATCTCTCAAATCCAGTATCTCGGTGAAATCTCTCATCACTGTAAACCTTGACCGTCATTTACAAACTTCAACACCTCATTATCCAGAttccttaaaaaaaaccttAGTATTGTAACCCCTGTAGTCCTTAAACCCTTTACCCCTTTAAGTCCTCAGTGTCCTGAACCCTTAACCCTGTTTGGAACTAGAGCCATGGATAGACAGAGAGTTCTGTCAGGTTGGACTGTTCTCTATAACGGGGTATGTGAGTGGACTGCTCAGCTGCTTTTTAGAAAGCTGTAGGTTTGAGTGTCCACAAGCATAACTCATAACATGCcgtatataaaatacatactaAGACAAAATATGGGGGTGATAAACCCTGAATACCCGTTCAAGGTTCAGTCCTCAGCACGATATAGAGGAATTGTTTTGGAGTTGTTAAAAGTCAGATTTGGATTTGGTGATGTCATATTTGTTATAGCATTTGTTATATGCTCTATTACCCGTCTGTAACCACTCAACAGTGATGTCAACGTGTCCTCACGCTTCCTGGAGTACACATTTACGTTAACTCAGTGAGGTGAGAAATTAAACCACTGATGCTGCGTTAACACCAAACGCGAAGCAAACTTCACGTGGCGTGATTACATACCGagaagtcaatgcaaagagacGAATAGATGCAATTTTGCAGGGGACGACACAAATAGAAATATTTCAACGAGAAATTTGCATGACGCTGTGTCGTGCAAGcctatcagcgttgagattATCCTTCTGTCGTCACTGACGACCTGACGCCCTGatgttgttgaatcagaaatgattAAACGTTGTTGGTGTCAACATGGAGGTAAACCCCCATTCCTCTCCGGCGTGTCTAGCACGAGTAATGCAAGGCAAAAAATGTGCTTTGCATTTGGTGTGAACGCAGCGATAGAGGTTCTAATGTATCAGGAACAGTTTGTTGTTCAATtcagaaacaaaacattaacCCAAAACTCGAAACTTGATCCGAAATGATTCCAGCTGCTGAACGTTCTCCAAAACTCTACCTCTAAATTA encodes:
- the LOC141774580 gene encoding pyridoxal kinase-like isoform X1 — encoded protein: MECRVLSIQSHVVRGYVGNKSASFPLQVLGFEVDSINSVQFSNHTGYSHWKGQVLTADELHVLYEGIKLNNVHQYDYVLTGYTRDTSFLEMVVDIVQELKRANPNLVYVCDPVLGDHGSMYVPQNLYPVYKNKVVPVADIITPNQFEAELLTGKNISTEKDAVEVMDLLHAMGPDTVVITSSDLPSRLGDRFLVSLGSQRKVRPDGSKTTQRVRIEVPKVDAVFVGTGDLFAAMLLAWTHHYPNDLKMACEKTFSVMHHVIQRTISYAHELAGPGRRPSPPQLELRMVQSKADIEDPAIVTEAKVIS
- the LOC141774580 gene encoding pyridoxal kinase-like isoform X2 yields the protein MECRVLSIQSHVVRGYVGNKSASFPLQVLGFEVDSINSVQFSNHTGYSHWKGQVLTADELHVLYEGIKLNNVHQYDYVLTGYTRDTSFLEMVVDIVQELKRANPNLVYVCDPVLGDHGSMYVPQNLYPVYKNKVVPVADIITPNQFEAELLTGKNISTEKDAVEVMDLLHAMGPDTVVITSSDLPSRLGDRFLVSLGSQRKVRPDGSKTTQRVRIEVPKVDAVFVGTGDLFAAMLLAWTHHYPNDLKMACEKTFSVMHHVIQRTISYAHAPHRRSLVTHQTSSSHVNLRYL